The Pasteurella multocida genome contains a region encoding:
- a CDS encoding glycosyltransferase family 32 protein: MYKPVKNKHLILITNGMTRLLGNIVKTLSYPFHALFPKMRFTIPEFSPAKRQSHKKTKINRVIWQTNYSNKVTLPVYCNYLFNRLLSLSYDYRYVSTEARADYIKTHADERTFNAYSKLTDGAAQADFWRIFTLYHEGGIYMDIDGHLVWCLDSIIDEEDSEVVISRRGRYTNFFLASAKGNPFLKDTLEIIISNIEQKRIEGGVFCLTGPETLIKALENKEVNSRLDKLTCSQGTFTNEYFQYIDKKRGKWIHAKNEDLLK; encoded by the coding sequence ATGTATAAACCTGTTAAAAATAAACACCTCATTCTGATAACCAATGGTATGACTCGCCTACTCGGGAATATCGTTAAAACTTTAAGTTATCCTTTTCATGCATTATTTCCTAAAATGCGTTTCACCATTCCCGAATTTAGTCCTGCTAAACGCCAATCCCATAAAAAAACCAAAATTAATCGTGTAATTTGGCAAACCAATTACAGTAATAAAGTGACATTACCCGTTTACTGTAACTATCTCTTTAACCGTTTATTATCGTTAAGTTACGATTATCGCTATGTCAGTACGGAAGCCCGTGCAGACTACATCAAAACCCATGCAGATGAACGTACTTTTAACGCTTATAGCAAGCTGACCGATGGGGCGGCACAAGCGGATTTCTGGCGTATATTCACTCTCTATCATGAAGGTGGTATCTATATGGATATTGATGGACACTTAGTGTGGTGCCTTGACAGCATTATTGATGAAGAGGATAGCGAAGTGGTCATTTCTCGCCGAGGTCGTTATACCAACTTCTTTTTAGCCAGTGCCAAAGGCAATCCTTTCTTAAAAGATACGCTTGAAATCATTATTAGCAACATTGAACAAAAACGGATTGAGGGCGGTGTATTTTGCTTAACAGGTCCCGAAACGCTGATCAAAGCACTAGAAAATAAAGAGGTGAATTCCCGTCTAGATAAGCTCACCTGTTCACAAGGCACCTTTACCAACGAATATTTCCAATATATAGATAAAAAACGCGGTAAATGGATTCATGCGAAAAATGAAGATTTATTAAAATAA
- the gltX gene encoding glutamate--tRNA ligase, with protein MKAEALFDLDPGVKVRTRFAPSPTGYLHVGGARTALYSWLYAKHHQGEFVLRIEDTDLERSTPEATAAILEGMAWLNLAWEYGPYFQTKRFDRYNQVIDQMIEQGLAYRCYCSKERLEDLRNTQEQNKQKTRYDRHCLGDHKHSPEQPHVVRFKNPTEGSVVFEDAVRGRIEISNAELDDLIIRRTDGSPTYNFCVVVDDWDMGITHVVRGEDHINNTPRQINILKALGAPIPTYAHVSMILGDDGQKLSKRHGAVSVMQYRDDGYLPEALLNYLVRLGWGHGDQEIFSVEEMIKLFELESVSKSASAFNTEKLLWLNHHYIRELPAEYVAKHLAWHYQDQGIDTSNGPALEDIVKMLAERCKTLKEMAAASRYFFEDFDSFDEAAVKKHFKAAAIEPLEKIKEKLTALESWDLHSTHQAIEQTAAELELGMGKVGMPLRVAVTGSGQSPSMDVTLVGIGKARTLVRIQKAIDFIKSQNV; from the coding sequence ATGAAAGCAGAAGCATTATTTGATTTAGATCCTGGTGTGAAAGTGCGCACCCGTTTTGCGCCAAGTCCAACAGGCTATTTACATGTAGGGGGCGCTAGAACGGCACTTTATTCTTGGCTCTATGCAAAACATCACCAAGGCGAATTTGTTTTACGTATTGAAGATACCGACTTAGAGCGCTCAACACCAGAAGCGACTGCCGCCATTTTAGAAGGAATGGCGTGGTTAAATTTAGCTTGGGAATATGGTCCATATTTTCAAACCAAGCGTTTTGATCGTTATAACCAAGTGATTGATCAAATGATCGAACAAGGGTTAGCCTACCGTTGTTATTGTTCAAAAGAACGTTTAGAAGATTTACGCAACACGCAAGAACAGAATAAACAAAAAACCCGCTATGATCGTCATTGTTTAGGTGATCATAAGCACTCACCAGAACAACCGCATGTGGTGCGTTTCAAAAATCCAACGGAAGGCTCCGTGGTGTTTGAAGATGCAGTGCGTGGACGTATTGAGATCAGTAACGCAGAGTTAGATGATTTGATTATTCGCCGTACCGATGGCTCACCAACTTATAATTTCTGTGTGGTGGTGGATGACTGGGATATGGGCATCACGCATGTGGTGCGCGGTGAAGACCATATCAATAATACGCCACGTCAAATTAATATTTTAAAAGCCTTAGGCGCACCCATTCCAACTTACGCCCATGTGTCGATGATTTTAGGTGATGATGGACAAAAATTATCCAAACGTCATGGCGCGGTGAGCGTGATGCAATATCGTGATGATGGTTACTTGCCTGAAGCGTTATTAAATTATTTGGTGCGTTTAGGTTGGGGACATGGCGATCAAGAGATTTTCTCCGTAGAAGAAATGATCAAGTTATTTGAGCTTGAAAGTGTGAGTAAATCAGCCAGTGCGTTTAATACGGAAAAATTATTGTGGTTAAATCATCACTATATACGTGAATTGCCAGCAGAATATGTGGCTAAACATTTAGCATGGCACTATCAGGATCAAGGCATTGATACCTCCAATGGACCTGCATTAGAAGACATCGTAAAAATGTTGGCTGAACGTTGTAAGACACTCAAAGAAATGGCTGCCGCAAGCCGTTATTTCTTCGAAGATTTCGACAGCTTTGATGAAGCCGCAGTGAAAAAACATTTCAAAGCAGCTGCGATTGAACCACTTGAGAAAATCAAAGAAAAATTGACCGCACTTGAAAGCTGGGATTTACACAGTACGCATCAAGCCATTGAACAGACTGCCGCTGAATTAGAATTGGGGATGGGCAAAGTTGGGATGCCATTACGTGTTGCGGTAACTGGTTCTGGTCAATCACCTTCTATGGATGTAACTCTAGTGGGCATTGGCAAGGCACGTACGCTTGTGCGTATTCAAAAAGCGATTGATTTTATTAAAAGTCAAAATGTCTAA
- the pnp gene encoding polyribonucleotide nucleotidyltransferase, giving the protein MNPIVKQFKYGQHTVTLETGAIARQATAAVMASMDDTTVFVTVVAKKDVKEGQDFFPLTVNYQERTYAAGRIPGGFFKREGRPSEGETLIARLIDRPIRPLFPEGFYNEIQIVATVVSVNPQICPDLVAMIGASAALSLSGVPFNGPIGAARVGFIDDQFVLNPTMNEQKQSRLDLVVAGTDKAVLMVESEADVLTEEQMLAAVVFGHQQQQVVIDAIKEFTAEAGKPRWDWVAPEPNTALIEKVKAIAEARLGEAYRITEKQARYEQIDAIKADVIAQITAEVAEGEDISEGKIVDIFTALESQIVRSRIIAGEPRIDGRTVDTVRALDICTGVLPRTHGSAIFTRGETQALAVATLGTERDAQIIDELTGERSDHFLFHYNFPPYSVGETGMIGSPKRREIGHGRLAKRGVAAVMPTLAEFPYVVRVVSEITESNGSSSMASVCGASLALMDAGVPIKAAVAGIAMGLVKEDEKFVVLSDILGDEDHLGDMDFKVAGTRTGVTALQMDIKIEGITAEIMQIALNQAKSARLHILGVMEQAIPAPRADISDFAPRIYTMKIDPKKIKDVIGKGGATIRALTEETGTSIDIDDDGTVKIAAVDGNSAKEVMARIEDITAEVEAGAVYKGKVTRLADFGAFVSIVGNKEGLVHISQIAEERVEKVSDYLAVGQEVTVKVVEIDRQGRIRLTMKEVAPKQEHVDSVVADVAAEENA; this is encoded by the coding sequence GTGAATCCAATTGTTAAACAATTTAAATATGGTCAACATACTGTTACGCTAGAAACGGGTGCAATTGCACGCCAAGCAACGGCAGCAGTGATGGCAAGTATGGATGATACTACTGTGTTTGTCACAGTGGTTGCCAAAAAAGATGTGAAAGAAGGTCAAGACTTCTTCCCATTAACTGTTAACTATCAAGAGCGTACTTATGCTGCAGGCCGTATTCCTGGTGGCTTTTTCAAACGTGAAGGTCGTCCTTCTGAAGGCGAAACTTTAATTGCTCGTTTAATTGACCGTCCAATTCGTCCTCTTTTCCCAGAAGGTTTTTATAACGAAATCCAAATCGTGGCGACAGTGGTGTCTGTTAATCCGCAAATTTGTCCAGATTTAGTGGCAATGATCGGTGCATCTGCGGCACTTTCTTTATCAGGTGTGCCATTTAATGGCCCTATCGGTGCGGCACGTGTTGGTTTTATTGATGATCAATTTGTGTTAAACCCAACCATGAACGAGCAAAAACAAAGCCGTTTAGACTTGGTTGTCGCGGGAACAGATAAAGCGGTGTTAATGGTGGAATCTGAAGCCGATGTATTAACCGAAGAACAAATGTTAGCTGCGGTGGTGTTTGGTCATCAGCAACAACAAGTGGTGATTGACGCGATCAAAGAATTTACCGCAGAAGCCGGTAAACCGCGTTGGGATTGGGTGGCACCTGAACCAAATACCGCGTTAATTGAAAAAGTGAAAGCGATTGCAGAAGCGCGTTTAGGCGAAGCATACCGTATCACTGAAAAACAAGCACGTTATGAACAAATTGATGCGATTAAAGCTGATGTGATTGCACAAATCACAGCTGAAGTAGCAGAAGGCGAAGACATCAGTGAAGGGAAAATTGTCGATATTTTCACCGCACTTGAAAGCCAAATCGTACGTAGCCGTATCATTGCTGGTGAACCACGTATTGATGGTCGTACAGTGGATACTGTTCGTGCATTAGATATTTGTACTGGTGTTTTACCACGTACACACGGTTCTGCGATTTTCACCCGTGGTGAAACACAGGCGTTAGCTGTCGCGACATTAGGTACAGAACGTGATGCACAAATTATTGATGAATTAACAGGTGAGCGTTCAGATCACTTCTTATTCCACTACAACTTCCCGCCATATTCTGTGGGTGAAACCGGTATGATTGGTTCACCAAAACGTCGTGAAATTGGTCATGGTCGTTTAGCGAAACGCGGTGTAGCTGCAGTGATGCCAACACTTGCCGAGTTCCCGTATGTGGTACGTGTTGTCTCTGAAATCACAGAATCAAATGGTTCTTCTTCTATGGCATCGGTTTGTGGTGCGTCTTTAGCATTAATGGATGCGGGTGTACCAATTAAAGCGGCGGTTGCAGGTATTGCAATGGGCTTAGTCAAAGAAGACGAAAAATTTGTGGTGCTTTCAGACATCTTAGGTGATGAAGATCACTTAGGTGACATGGACTTCAAAGTCGCGGGTACACGTACGGGTGTGACGGCATTACAAATGGATATCAAAATCGAAGGTATCACAGCAGAAATCATGCAAATTGCGTTAAACCAAGCGAAAAGCGCACGTTTACACATTTTAGGTGTGATGGAGCAAGCGATCCCAGCGCCACGTGCGGATATTTCTGATTTTGCACCGCGTATTTACACTATGAAAATTGATCCGAAGAAAATCAAAGATGTGATCGGTAAAGGTGGTGCAACCATTCGTGCCTTAACAGAAGAAACAGGTACCTCAATTGATATCGATGATGATGGTACGGTGAAGATTGCTGCGGTTGATGGCAATTCAGCAAAAGAGGTGATGGCGCGTATTGAAGATATTACTGCAGAAGTTGAAGCGGGTGCAGTGTATAAAGGTAAAGTTACTCGTTTAGCTGATTTTGGTGCCTTCGTTTCTATCGTAGGTAACAAAGAAGGCTTAGTGCATATTTCTCAAATCGCGGAAGAGCGTGTTGAGAAAGTGAGTGATTATCTTGCAGTGGGGCAAGAAGTGACTGTTAAAGTGGTTGAGATTGATCGTCAAGGTCGTATTCGTTTAACCATGAAAGAAGTTGCACCAAAGCAAGAACACGTTGATTCTGTTGTCGCAGACGTTGCCGCAGAAGAAAACGCATAA
- the nlpI gene encoding lipoprotein NlpI has product MKQFHPWLKCLLIFPFWVCCLTACVNHEQVFLSKEKLMLAEQHPNDHLEHEVMVAQISELLLVKGLKKEERAILHFERGVLYDSLGLWALARYDFDQTLALYPKLAAAFNYLGLYLLLEEDYSASLDIFNVLFELDPQYEYAFLNRGLNFYYVGRYELAQRDFLQFYQADKSDPYRTLWLYLNELKHNPQDASKNLAQRAMGLSDEYWGTYLVQYYLGKLSVKALFAQAQQFAQTNRAKYAEILTETYFYLAKLKLNSGQINEAETLFKLAIANQVYNFVEYRFALFELLKLKQSSKP; this is encoded by the coding sequence ATGAAGCAATTTCATCCGTGGTTAAAGTGCCTGCTAATTTTCCCATTTTGGGTATGTTGTTTAACAGCTTGTGTTAATCATGAACAAGTTTTTCTTTCAAAAGAGAAATTAATGTTAGCAGAGCAACATCCGAATGATCATCTTGAGCATGAGGTGATGGTTGCGCAAATTAGCGAATTGTTACTTGTTAAAGGGTTAAAAAAAGAAGAACGTGCGATTTTACATTTTGAGCGAGGCGTGCTGTACGATAGCTTAGGATTGTGGGCATTGGCGCGTTATGATTTTGACCAAACATTAGCGTTGTATCCAAAGTTGGCAGCAGCGTTTAATTATTTAGGTTTATATTTATTGTTAGAGGAAGATTACAGCGCATCTCTAGATATCTTTAATGTGTTGTTTGAACTTGATCCTCAATATGAGTATGCATTCCTAAATAGAGGGCTAAATTTTTATTACGTCGGACGTTATGAATTAGCTCAGCGGGATTTTCTTCAATTTTATCAAGCCGATAAATCAGATCCATACCGCACTTTATGGCTTTATTTAAATGAATTAAAGCATAATCCTCAGGATGCTTCTAAAAATCTTGCTCAACGAGCAATGGGGCTTTCTGATGAATATTGGGGTACGTATTTAGTCCAATATTATTTGGGAAAGTTATCAGTTAAGGCATTATTTGCTCAAGCACAGCAATTTGCACAAACGAATCGTGCAAAATATGCAGAAATTCTAACTGAAACCTACTTTTATTTAGCAAAACTAAAACTCAATTCGGGTCAAATTAATGAGGCGGAAACGCTATTTAAACTGGCCATCGCAAACCAAGTGTATAACTTCGTTGAGTATCGTTTTGCGCTGTTTGAACTCTTGAAATTGAAGCAAAGTTCAAAACCATAG
- a CDS encoding DEAD/DEAH box helicase encodes MTETTMTFNDLGLPEFLLNAVSDLGFETPSPIQQSCIPNLLNGHDVLGMAQTGSGKTAAFSLPLLAQIDLDKKYPQMLVMAPTRELAIQVADACEHFCKYAKNTNIVTLYGGQRYDIQLRALRQGAQVVVGTPGRILDHIRRGTLDLSNLRFMVLDEADEMLRMGFIDDVETVMAELPEQHQTALFSATMPDPIRRITKRFMKDPKEIKIKSTQTTNPDITQSCWYVHGFRKNDALLRFLEVEKFDAAIIFTRTKTGTLDVTELLEKHGFRAAALNGDMTQQLREQTLDRLRNGSLDILVATDVAARGLDVERISLVVNYDIPLDAESYVHRIGRTGRAGRTGRALLFVEPRERRLLRNIEQLTKKPITEVEVPNHEVLQACRREKFKAKITVQLEHHDLGLYRSLLEDMFTADQDQEDIAAAMLMLLQGKQKLILPADPIIDRKTSRGDRGERRERGGRENPRSAERRGYGTPQAMDLYRIEVGRLDGAEVRHIVGAIANEGDINSRYIGHIKLYDDYTTIELPQGMPKELLGVFAKTRVMNKQMQMSFVGASNAGSSRDRDDFADRRGGKRKGRGDEPRFGREDRKFKEKSQRTFNDRPRRERRERQK; translated from the coding sequence ATGACTGAAACAACAATGACTTTCAATGATTTAGGCTTGCCTGAATTTCTTCTTAACGCCGTCTCTGACTTAGGCTTTGAAACCCCTTCTCCAATTCAACAAAGTTGTATCCCAAACCTGTTAAATGGGCATGATGTGCTAGGTATGGCACAAACTGGAAGTGGTAAAACCGCCGCCTTTTCACTCCCTTTATTAGCACAAATTGATTTAGATAAAAAATATCCACAAATGTTAGTGATGGCACCAACACGTGAGTTAGCCATCCAAGTAGCAGATGCCTGTGAGCACTTTTGCAAATATGCGAAAAATACCAATATTGTTACCCTTTATGGTGGTCAACGCTATGACATTCAATTGCGTGCTTTACGCCAAGGTGCTCAGGTTGTAGTGGGGACACCTGGTCGTATTTTAGATCACATTCGTCGTGGCACTTTAGATTTGTCTAATTTACGTTTTATGGTGTTAGATGAAGCGGACGAAATGTTACGTATGGGCTTTATTGATGATGTTGAAACGGTGATGGCAGAATTACCAGAACAACATCAGACCGCACTTTTCTCAGCCACCATGCCAGATCCAATTCGTCGTATTACTAAGCGTTTTATGAAAGATCCAAAAGAGATCAAGATTAAATCTACCCAGACTACAAATCCAGATATTACACAGAGTTGTTGGTATGTGCATGGTTTCCGTAAAAATGATGCCTTATTACGTTTCTTAGAAGTAGAAAAATTTGATGCCGCGATTATCTTTACTCGTACTAAAACGGGGACATTAGATGTAACGGAATTGTTGGAAAAACATGGTTTCCGTGCCGCAGCATTAAATGGCGATATGACACAACAATTACGTGAACAAACGCTTGATCGTTTAAGAAATGGTAGTTTAGATATTCTTGTGGCAACCGATGTGGCGGCGCGTGGTTTAGATGTGGAACGCATTAGCCTCGTAGTGAACTATGATATTCCATTAGATGCTGAGTCTTATGTCCACCGTATTGGTCGTACAGGGCGTGCCGGACGTACAGGGCGTGCATTGTTATTTGTTGAACCAAGAGAACGTCGTTTATTACGCAATATTGAACAATTAACTAAAAAACCGATTACGGAAGTCGAAGTGCCAAATCATGAGGTACTACAAGCTTGTCGCCGTGAGAAATTTAAAGCCAAAATTACAGTCCAATTAGAGCATCATGATTTAGGGCTTTATCGTAGCTTACTAGAAGATATGTTCACCGCGGATCAAGATCAGGAAGATATTGCGGCGGCGATGCTGATGTTGTTACAAGGTAAACAAAAGCTTATTTTACCAGCCGATCCAATTATTGATCGTAAAACTTCACGCGGTGATCGTGGCGAGCGTCGTGAACGTGGTGGACGTGAAAATCCACGTTCAGCAGAGCGTCGTGGTTACGGTACACCGCAGGCGATGGATTTATATCGTATTGAAGTAGGACGTTTAGATGGCGCGGAAGTCCGTCATATTGTTGGGGCGATTGCCAATGAAGGTGATATCAATAGTCGTTATATTGGTCATATTAAATTATATGATGATTACACCACGATTGAATTACCACAAGGTATGCCGAAAGAATTATTAGGTGTATTTGCGAAAACACGCGTGATGAACAAACAAATGCAGATGTCATTTGTGGGAGCGTCTAACGCAGGTTCAAGCCGTGATCGCGATGATTTCGCTGACCGCCGTGGTGGAAAACGTAAAGGACGCGGCGATGAACCACGTTTTGGGCGTGAAGATCGTAAATTTAAAGAAAAAAGTCAGCGCACTTTTAATGATCGCCCACGCAGAGAAAGACGTGAACGCCAAAAGTAA
- the modD gene encoding ModD protein — translation MLYFSDNELDDFLLEDIYRGDLTTHALGLESIPAEICFKRKNAGIVAGISIAEKLLRKLDIHPQVYVKEGEFVEAGSLLLSAKGSADKLHQAWKVVQLVLEWSCGVAQYTAEMISNAKAINPATVVACTRKSIPNTRKLATNAVLAAGGHIHRQGLSETLLVFTNHRNLLSDPEDWQGIVTRLKQQAPENKITLEADNLVQFEQMLTADPDIIQLDKFTLEQVKQALHLLALANKNITLSVAGGVNKHNVAEYAKLGIQLFITSAPYYAAPEDIKVIIEKQV, via the coding sequence ATGCTTTATTTTTCAGACAACGAACTCGATGACTTTTTATTAGAAGATATCTATCGTGGTGATCTCACCACCCATGCATTAGGATTAGAAAGTATCCCCGCTGAGATTTGCTTTAAACGTAAAAATGCCGGCATCGTCGCGGGTATCAGTATTGCGGAAAAACTGCTCCGAAAACTCGACATCCACCCACAAGTGTATGTGAAAGAAGGAGAATTTGTCGAAGCAGGAAGCTTATTATTAAGCGCCAAAGGCAGTGCTGATAAGCTACATCAAGCGTGGAAAGTGGTTCAATTGGTCTTGGAATGGTCATGTGGGGTTGCACAATATACCGCTGAAATGATTAGCAATGCGAAAGCCATTAATCCTGCTACTGTTGTTGCTTGTACACGTAAAAGTATTCCTAATACGCGCAAATTAGCCACAAATGCAGTCTTAGCCGCAGGCGGACATATTCACCGTCAAGGCTTGAGCGAAACCCTCTTGGTATTTACCAATCATCGTAATCTCCTCTCTGATCCAGAAGATTGGCAAGGCATCGTGACAAGACTAAAGCAACAAGCGCCAGAAAATAAAATTACACTGGAAGCCGATAACTTAGTGCAATTTGAACAAATGTTGACAGCCGATCCTGATATTATTCAATTAGATAAATTCACGCTGGAACAAGTCAAACAAGCCTTGCATTTATTAGCGTTAGCCAATAAAAACATTACCTTATCTGTAGCAGGAGGTGTTAACAAGCATAATGTGGCAGAGTATGCGAAACTCGGGATCCAACTTTTCATTACATCAGCACCTTATTATGCAGCACCAGAAGATATTAAAGTGATTATCGAAAAACAGGTATAA
- a CDS encoding ABC transporter ATP-binding protein: MLKIENLSVGILRHIHLHVSKGECVAVVGQSGSGKTTLLNSIAGYLDYQGHITLAQQPIDNLAPWQRHCRYLNQRLYLFPHKTVSGNLRLAQPNADCEAQHRLLAKLKIAHLRDRYPHQLSGGEQQRAALARALINPPDLLLLDEPFSSLDWETKQHIWAILKDLMQSYHMTTLLVTHDPKEADYLSHRQIRLHQGQLI, from the coding sequence ATGCTCAAGATTGAAAATTTATCTGTGGGTATTTTACGTCATATCCATTTACACGTTAGTAAAGGAGAATGTGTCGCTGTAGTAGGACAATCTGGTAGTGGAAAAACTACCTTACTCAATAGCATTGCTGGTTATCTTGATTATCAAGGTCATATTACCCTAGCACAACAACCCATTGATAACCTTGCGCCATGGCAACGTCATTGTCGCTACCTTAATCAACGTTTGTATTTATTTCCACACAAAACCGTATCTGGCAATTTACGCTTAGCTCAACCCAACGCAGATTGCGAAGCACAGCATAGGCTACTGGCTAAGCTCAAAATCGCCCATTTACGTGATCGTTATCCTCATCAGCTCTCAGGCGGTGAACAACAACGCGCTGCACTGGCCCGTGCATTAATCAATCCTCCAGACTTGTTATTACTTGATGAGCCTTTTTCCTCGTTAGACTGGGAAACCAAACAACATATTTGGGCAATCTTAAAGGACTTAATGCAGTCATATCACATGACCACGTTATTAGTCACACACGATCCCAAAGAGGCCGATTACCTTTCTCATCGGCAAATTCGATTACACCAAGGACAACTTATTTAA
- a CDS encoding ABC transporter permease yields the protein MKASYLLNKSLSLKLALLPLLLLLLVVIGSVLALISQLNFSFFLLVLTDPELHFALWMSLATSILSLLLAIFIAIPSAWVMSQVRLPLQKLIDTFLDLPMVLPPLVTGLSLLLLFNSQGILSQFIPIISQWIFSPLGIIVAQTYIASSIMLRNARGTFSSLDSGYRLAAYNLGLSPLQTLLKIELPMCWKPLLCGAILAWSRAIGEFGATLMLAGATRFKTETLPMAVYLNIASGDFEIAVGASLWLLFIAACLLLVLRTLNRNI from the coding sequence ATGAAGGCTTCTTACCTATTAAATAAAAGTCTGAGTTTAAAGCTTGCACTACTCCCTTTGCTACTTTTATTGCTCGTCGTCATTGGGTCTGTGCTTGCTCTGATAAGCCAGCTCAACTTTTCCTTTTTTCTGCTGGTTCTCACTGATCCTGAACTGCATTTTGCGCTATGGATGTCTCTTGCGACATCCATACTGTCTTTACTGCTGGCTATTTTTATTGCAATCCCATCAGCATGGGTCATGAGCCAAGTGCGGTTACCTTTGCAAAAATTGATTGATACTTTTCTTGATTTGCCCATGGTATTACCGCCGTTGGTCACTGGTTTAAGCCTACTGCTTTTATTTAATTCACAGGGCATCTTGAGCCAATTCATTCCCATTATTAGCCAATGGATATTCAGCCCGCTTGGTATAATTGTGGCACAAACTTATATTGCCAGTTCCATTATGTTACGTAATGCTCGCGGTACTTTTTCTAGCTTAGATTCAGGCTATCGCCTCGCTGCATACAATTTAGGTTTGTCACCGCTTCAGACCTTGCTCAAAATAGAATTACCAATGTGTTGGAAACCATTACTTTGTGGCGCGATTTTGGCTTGGTCCCGAGCAATTGGGGAATTTGGTGCAACGTTGATGTTAGCGGGTGCTACGCGTTTTAAAACAGAAACCTTGCCCATGGCGGTCTATTTAAATATTGCCAGTGGTGATTTTGAGATCGCGGTAGGCGCATCACTATGGCTTTTATTCATTGCTGCTTGCTTACTGTTAGTCTTACGTACACTCAATAGGAATATCTAG
- the modA gene encoding molybdate ABC transporter substrate-binding protein, with product MKKLIVLSTLITATFSAQAAELYLYAGAGLKDPVEKIVKQFEKETGNNVTIEYGGSGQLLARYNTVKTGDLYLPGSSDYVEKLEKTGDVKESAPLVLHIPVMAIRKEKSAGIDSFKALAESNLRLGIGDSKAMALGKGAEKILELSGYQAQLNDKIVVKAATVKQLMLYLLNGDVDAAVVGRSGAWKVRDKVDLLPNPAGTPEEKVTIALLASTKHPKEAKQLLDLFNSEQGVKYFVDEGFLPIK from the coding sequence ATGAAAAAATTGATTGTACTTTCAACTCTTATCACAGCGACATTTTCAGCACAAGCCGCTGAGCTTTACCTTTATGCTGGTGCCGGCTTAAAAGATCCTGTTGAAAAAATTGTCAAACAATTTGAAAAAGAAACTGGCAACAACGTCACGATTGAATACGGTGGCTCAGGACAATTATTGGCACGCTATAACACGGTAAAAACGGGCGATCTCTATTTACCCGGCTCAAGTGATTATGTAGAAAAATTGGAAAAAACAGGTGACGTGAAAGAATCGGCGCCATTAGTGCTGCACATTCCCGTAATGGCTATTCGTAAAGAAAAAAGCGCTGGAATTGATTCCTTTAAAGCCCTTGCCGAAAGCAATCTGCGTTTAGGGATTGGTGATAGCAAAGCTATGGCGCTCGGTAAAGGGGCGGAAAAAATACTTGAACTCTCGGGTTATCAAGCACAGTTGAATGACAAAATTGTCGTCAAAGCGGCGACGGTCAAACAGTTGATGCTCTATTTATTAAACGGCGATGTGGATGCTGCCGTAGTCGGACGTTCTGGTGCGTGGAAAGTACGTGATAAAGTCGATTTATTACCAAATCCAGCAGGTACGCCAGAAGAAAAAGTCACTATTGCCCTGCTTGCTTCCACTAAACATCCGAAAGAAGCCAAACAGTTACTTGACCTTTTTAACTCAGAACAAGGTGTGAAATATTTTGTCGATGAAGGCTTCTTACCTATTAAATAA